The Pseudomonas extremaustralis genome contains a region encoding:
- a CDS encoding FTR1 family protein, translating into MIAPLRLLAWLVVPALMSCSFNLLAANAEGAPKALHLLDYIGADYPPTVAAGKVIDESEYREQVEFLGVLQGLVADLPVKPERAELVKGVDQLKAAVTARQDGATVARQARQLGAKLAVAYEVSQAPAITPDPTRGAPLYAQHCSVCHGTAGAGDGPASVGMTPPPANLTSGARLDRLSLYAIYNTLGLGVEGTDMPSFADQLDDRQRWDLATYIAGFTADPAAAKSEQPFNLADLARQTPNEVLAASGPDVTANFRAQRAQPPQVKRGPAQLLDYTAATLDKSLAAFRNGDREQAYDLSVAAYLEGFELVESSLDNVNANVRKDTEKALMAYRQALQDGLSIEQVQQRLDAAKGKLTESAGLLGGDGLSWSLSYISGLLILLREGLEAILVLAAVLAFLRNTGQQSAVRSVHMGWGLALLAGLATWGLAAYVIDVSGAQRELLEGCTALFASVMVLWLGVWMHDRRHAAAWQDYIKSSLVGGGGRFGFAMLAFFSVYRELFEVILFYETLWLQAGPAGHNAVLMGGATALVLLTGLAWVILRGSAKLPLALFFGINAALLCALSVVFAGHGVKALQEAGIFGTRPVAFFDFDWLGIHADAYSLGAQVVAILAIVVLYGRSRLADKHRVAA; encoded by the coding sequence ATGATTGCGCCCCTCCGTTTGCTCGCCTGGCTGGTAGTGCCGGCGTTGATGTCGTGCAGCTTCAACCTGTTGGCCGCGAATGCCGAGGGCGCCCCGAAAGCCTTGCATTTACTCGATTACATCGGCGCGGACTACCCGCCGACCGTGGCCGCTGGCAAGGTCATCGATGAGTCGGAATACCGCGAGCAGGTGGAGTTTCTCGGGGTGTTGCAGGGGCTGGTGGCAGATTTGCCCGTCAAGCCCGAGCGCGCCGAGTTGGTCAAAGGGGTCGATCAATTGAAGGCGGCAGTGACCGCTCGTCAGGACGGAGCCACCGTGGCCCGCCAGGCTCGGCAGTTGGGCGCCAAGCTGGCGGTCGCGTATGAAGTCAGCCAGGCCCCGGCGATTACCCCCGACCCAACGCGCGGCGCACCGCTCTATGCCCAGCATTGCTCGGTCTGCCACGGCACGGCGGGGGCCGGTGATGGCCCCGCGAGCGTTGGCATGACGCCACCACCGGCGAACCTCACAAGCGGTGCACGTCTGGACCGCCTGAGTCTCTACGCGATCTACAACACCCTGGGCCTGGGCGTTGAAGGCACCGATATGCCGTCCTTCGCCGACCAACTGGACGACCGTCAGCGCTGGGACCTGGCCACCTATATCGCCGGCTTCACCGCCGATCCGGCCGCCGCTAAGAGCGAACAACCCTTCAACCTCGCCGACCTGGCCCGCCAGACCCCCAATGAAGTGCTCGCCGCCAGTGGCCCGGATGTCACCGCGAACTTCCGCGCCCAGCGTGCGCAACCGCCCCAGGTCAAACGTGGCCCGGCGCAGTTGCTCGACTACACCGCCGCCACCCTGGACAAGAGCCTTGCCGCGTTCCGCAACGGCGATCGCGAACAGGCCTATGACCTGTCGGTAGCGGCTTACCTGGAGGGCTTCGAGCTGGTGGAAAGCTCCCTGGACAACGTCAACGCCAACGTACGCAAGGACACCGAGAAGGCCCTGATGGCCTACCGGCAGGCGTTGCAGGACGGGTTGTCGATCGAGCAGGTGCAGCAGCGCCTGGACGCTGCCAAGGGCAAGCTCACCGAATCCGCCGGCTTGCTCGGCGGCGACGGCCTGAGCTGGTCGCTGAGCTACATCTCCGGCTTGTTGATTCTGCTGCGAGAAGGCCTGGAAGCGATTCTGGTGCTGGCCGCGGTCCTCGCTTTCCTGCGTAACACCGGCCAGCAATCGGCGGTGCGCAGTGTCCACATGGGCTGGGGCCTGGCGCTGTTGGCCGGCTTGGCCACCTGGGGGCTGGCGGCGTATGTGATCGACGTCAGTGGCGCCCAACGCGAACTGCTTGAAGGTTGCACGGCACTGTTCGCCAGCGTGATGGTGCTGTGGCTCGGCGTGTGGATGCATGACCGACGCCACGCAGCCGCCTGGCAGGATTACATCAAGAGCAGCCTGGTGGGCGGCGGCGGGCGTTTCGGCTTTGCGATGCTGGCGTTCTTCTCGGTGTACCGCGAGCTGTTCGAAGTGATCCTGTTCTACGAAACCCTGTGGTTGCAAGCCGGCCCTGCCGGGCACAACGCGGTGCTGATGGGGGGCGCCACGGCGCTGGTGCTGTTGACGGGCCTGGCCTGGGTGATCCTGCGCGGTTCGGCGAAGCTGCCGCTGGCGTTGTTCTTCGGTATCAACGCGGCGCTGCTGTGTGCGTTGTCGGTGGTGTTCGCCGGGCATGGTGTGAAGGCGCTGCAGGAAGCGGGCATCTTTGGTACGCGGCCGGTGGCGTTCTTCGACTTCGACTGGCTGGGCATCCACGCCGACGCTTACTCATTGGGCGCGCAGGTGGTGGCGATCCTGGCGATTGTGGTGCTGTATGGCCGCAGCCGCCTGGCCGACAAGCACCGCGTGGCGGCCTAG
- a CDS encoding DedA family protein, which translates to MLQQFLHDFGYFALFLGTFFEGETILVLAGFLAFRGYMDINLVVVVAFFGSYAGDQLWYYMGRKHGRKLLARKPRWQLMGDKALEHIRKHPDVWVLSFRFVYGLRTVMPVAIGLSGYSPVRYLILNGIGAAVWAAALGAAAYHFGAVLEGMLGSVKKYELWVLGALLVLGFALWLRRRFKNARIARQACADAEARLTVEPAPVEPPKTPVE; encoded by the coding sequence ATGCTTCAACAATTTCTGCATGACTTCGGCTACTTCGCCCTCTTCCTAGGCACGTTCTTCGAAGGCGAGACCATTTTGGTTCTCGCAGGCTTCCTGGCGTTCCGTGGATATATGGATATCAACCTGGTAGTGGTCGTTGCCTTCTTCGGCAGCTACGCCGGTGACCAGCTCTGGTATTACATGGGGCGCAAGCACGGCCGCAAACTGTTGGCGCGCAAGCCGCGCTGGCAATTGATGGGCGACAAGGCCCTGGAACATATCCGCAAGCATCCGGATGTCTGGGTGCTGAGTTTCCGCTTTGTCTACGGCTTGCGCACGGTGATGCCCGTGGCGATCGGTCTTTCCGGCTACTCGCCGGTGCGCTACCTGATCCTCAATGGTATCGGCGCTGCGGTCTGGGCTGCGGCCCTGGGCGCTGCGGCCTATCACTTCGGCGCGGTACTCGAAGGCATGCTCGGCAGCGTCAAGAAATACGAGCTGTGGGTACTGGGCGCCTTGCTGGTGCTGGGCTTTGCCCTGTGGCTGCGTCGGCGCTTCAAGAACGCACGTATCGCCCGCCAAGCCTGCGCCGATGCCGAGGCCCGACTGACCGTCGAGCCCGCTCCGGTCGAGCCCCCTAAGACGCCAGTCGAGTAA
- the elbB gene encoding isoprenoid biosynthesis glyoxalase ElbB, translated as MSKKIAVILSGCGVYDGAEIHESVITLLRLDQRGAQVQCFAPDIAQLHVINHLTGVEMPESRNVLVESARIARGEVKDIRDANVEDFDALIVPGGFGAAKNLSNFAVEGAACSIDPQLLALAEAFAEAGKPVGLICISPALAAKIYGPGVICTIGNDAGTAAALEKMGATHHECTVEDIVEDKARKLVSTPAYMLGKNISEVASGINKLVDRVLELTHEND; from the coding sequence ATGAGCAAAAAGATTGCAGTGATCCTTTCCGGCTGTGGCGTGTACGACGGCGCAGAGATCCATGAAAGCGTGATCACCTTGCTGCGCCTGGACCAGCGCGGCGCTCAGGTCCAATGCTTTGCCCCGGACATCGCGCAGTTGCATGTGATCAACCACCTCACCGGCGTCGAAATGCCCGAATCGCGCAATGTGCTGGTGGAATCGGCGCGCATCGCCCGGGGTGAAGTGAAAGACATCCGCGACGCCAACGTCGAAGACTTTGACGCGCTGATCGTGCCCGGCGGGTTCGGGGCGGCGAAGAATCTGTCGAACTTTGCCGTTGAGGGCGCCGCTTGCAGTATCGACCCGCAACTGCTGGCGCTGGCCGAAGCCTTTGCCGAAGCGGGTAAACCGGTGGGATTGATCTGCATCTCGCCGGCCCTGGCCGCGAAAATCTATGGCCCGGGCGTGATCTGCACCATCGGCAACGATGCCGGCACCGCCGCCGCCCTCGAAAAAATGGGCGCCACCCACCACGAATGCACGGTGGAGGACATCGTCGAGGACAAGGCGCGCAAACTGGTGAGTACACCAGCCTACATGCTGGGCAAGAACATCAGCGAGGTGGCGTCAGGCATCAACAAGCTGGTGGATCGGGTGCTGGAGCTGACCCACGAGAACGACTGA
- a CDS encoding sterol desaturase family protein, with product MDFVPYAVPFFIALIVVELLADLWRGQRNYRVADAINSLSTGVLSTTTGLLTKGVGLLTYAFALQHLALIELSAQNVWTWVFAFVFYDFCYYWLHRCGHERNILWAAHSVHHQSEDYNLTTALRQTSTGFLLSWIFYLPLAVLGVPLVVFISVASLNLLYQFWVHTRHVPKLGWFEWCFVTPSNHRAHHAQNALYMDRNYGGVFIIWDRLFGSFQEEDDNEPVIFGVTTPLASWNPLWANLQFYVQLWNDARRTQSWWDKLRIWFMRTGWRPADVKAKYPLAKPDLSQFRKFEVPLDTRQQVYVSVQFAAYVGFGSYLMNVGEGLPAAALILGWSAMALGLFTLGVALENRPWALKAELVRLALNVPWVWLAPVVGLWPASALGWLGLVSYSLLSLIGLYCCRSRLTRLAS from the coding sequence ATGGACTTCGTGCCTTATGCGGTACCGTTTTTCATCGCCTTGATTGTGGTAGAGCTGCTCGCCGACCTTTGGCGCGGCCAGCGCAACTACCGAGTGGCGGACGCCATCAACAGCCTCAGCACCGGGGTGCTATCCACCACCACGGGCCTGCTGACCAAGGGCGTGGGGCTTTTGACCTACGCGTTTGCCCTCCAGCACCTGGCACTGATCGAACTGTCGGCCCAGAACGTCTGGACCTGGGTGTTCGCCTTTGTCTTCTATGACTTCTGCTACTACTGGCTGCATCGCTGCGGCCATGAGCGCAACATCCTTTGGGCCGCGCATTCGGTGCATCACCAGAGCGAGGACTACAACCTCACCACCGCCCTGCGCCAGACCAGCACCGGCTTCCTGCTGAGCTGGATCTTCTACCTGCCCCTGGCCGTGCTCGGCGTGCCGTTGGTGGTGTTCATCAGCGTGGCATCGCTCAACCTGCTGTACCAATTCTGGGTGCACACCCGCCACGTGCCCAAGCTTGGCTGGTTCGAGTGGTGCTTCGTCACGCCATCTAATCATCGGGCCCACCATGCACAGAACGCTCTCTACATGGATCGCAACTACGGCGGGGTGTTCATTATTTGGGACCGGTTGTTCGGCAGTTTCCAGGAAGAAGACGATAACGAGCCGGTGATCTTTGGCGTGACCACGCCCCTGGCCAGCTGGAACCCGCTATGGGCCAACCTGCAGTTTTATGTGCAGTTGTGGAACGATGCGCGGCGCACGCAGAGCTGGTGGGACAAGCTGCGCATCTGGTTCATGCGCACCGGTTGGCGGCCGGCCGATGTGAAGGCCAAATACCCGCTGGCCAAGCCGGACCTGAGCCAGTTCCGCAAATTCGAGGTGCCACTGGACACGCGCCAGCAGGTGTACGTCTCTGTGCAATTTGCGGCGTATGTGGGCTTTGGCAGCTATTTGATGAATGTCGGCGAGGGATTGCCCGCGGCGGCGCTGATCCTGGGCTGGAGTGCGATGGCGCTGGGGTTGTTCACGTTGGGGGTGGCCCTGGAGAATCGTCCGTGGGCGCTCAAGGCCGAGCTGGTGCGCCTGGCGCTGAATGTGCCATGGGTGTGGCTGGCGCCGGTGGTCGGGCTGTGGCCCGCCAGCGCTTTGGGCTGGCTGGGCCTGGTGAGTTACAGCTTGCTCAGCCTGATCGGCCTTTACTGCTGCAGAAGCCGCCTTACTCGACTGGCGTCTTAG
- a CDS encoding YaiI/YqxD family protein, with product MRVWIDADACPRAAKDQVVKFALKRQFEVVLVAGQSQIKPSFSCVKLIVVPSGPDAADDYLVEHAVPGELVICSDVPLADRLVKKGVAALDPRGKEFSPANMSERLAVRNLFTDLREQGQMGGGPPPHGEKDKQAFANALDRILTRLMR from the coding sequence ATGCGGGTGTGGATCGACGCCGACGCCTGCCCGCGGGCGGCCAAGGACCAAGTGGTGAAGTTCGCCCTCAAGCGCCAGTTCGAAGTGGTGTTGGTGGCCGGACAGAGCCAGATCAAGCCGAGCTTCTCTTGTGTGAAGCTGATCGTGGTGCCCAGCGGCCCGGACGCGGCCGATGATTACCTGGTGGAGCACGCCGTGCCTGGCGAGCTGGTGATCTGCAGCGATGTGCCCCTGGCCGACCGGCTGGTGAAGAAGGGCGTCGCAGCCCTGGACCCGCGCGGCAAGGAGTTCAGCCCGGCGAACATGAGTGAGCGGCTGGCGGTGCGCAACCTGTTCACCGATCTGCGCGAGCAAGGCCAGATGGGCGGCGGTCCACCGCCCCATGGTGAAAAGGACAAACAGGCATTTGCCAACGCGCTTGACCGCATCCTCACTCGGTTGATGCGGTAA